A window of Verrucomicrobiota bacterium contains these coding sequences:
- a CDS encoding arylsulfatase codes for MRKCILPVRFLLGLLLLQAVFLNAETSRPNIIFIMADDLGYGDLGCYGQKEIQTPHIDRLAAEGMRFTQTYAGSTVCAPTRCVLMTGLHTGHSRVRGNGGWEGPERSPVSVPLRDEDVTVAEILKTAGYATGVTGKWGLGQAGTSGIPNKQGFDEWLGFLDQRHAHGYYPEYIWRNETMVSLDGNLGGHQKEWIHDQFTDFSLEFIRDNKDNPFFLYVAYTIPHGRYEIASDAPYSNKLWPQDVKNYAAMVTRMDSDVGRIMALLRDLNIDEQTIVFFTSDNGAEIYYFRGANLIEEYETILKSPGPLRGWKRDLTDGGVRVPMIARWPGNIEANTVSDKVWAFWDFLPTAAHLAALNPPMNIDGTSIVPTLLGDAHEEHEFLYWEFFERGFQQAVRYGDYKALRLKQNEPLELYRVTKDLKEMTNIAGQHPQVIKHIESYLETARSPSPYWPK; via the coding sequence TTGAGAAAGTGCATACTGCCCGTGCGTTTTTTGCTTGGCCTTCTCTTGCTTCAAGCTGTTTTTCTCAACGCTGAAACCAGCCGTCCCAACATCATCTTTATTATGGCTGACGATCTGGGCTATGGTGATTTGGGCTGCTACGGGCAGAAAGAAATCCAAACGCCCCACATCGACCGACTTGCTGCGGAAGGCATGCGCTTTACCCAGACCTACGCGGGTAGTACAGTTTGTGCGCCGACCCGATGTGTTTTGATGACCGGTCTTCATACCGGGCACTCGCGTGTGCGTGGAAATGGGGGATGGGAAGGCCCGGAGCGTAGCCCGGTGAGCGTACCTCTTCGGGATGAGGACGTAACGGTGGCGGAAATTTTGAAAACGGCTGGTTATGCCACCGGAGTCACCGGAAAGTGGGGGCTGGGTCAGGCAGGAACCAGTGGGATTCCGAACAAACAGGGATTTGACGAGTGGCTTGGCTTTTTGGACCAGCGGCATGCCCACGGCTATTATCCCGAGTACATCTGGCGCAATGAAACCATGGTTTCCCTGGACGGCAATTTGGGCGGTCATCAGAAAGAATGGATACACGATCAGTTTACCGATTTCTCCCTTGAGTTTATTCGGGATAATAAAGACAACCCGTTCTTTCTCTACGTGGCCTATACCATTCCGCATGGGCGGTATGAGATCGCCTCGGACGCCCCTTACTCGAACAAGCTTTGGCCACAGGATGTGAAGAACTATGCCGCCATGGTTACGCGGATGGATAGCGATGTGGGCCGTATCATGGCATTGCTCCGGGATTTGAATATTGATGAGCAGACCATCGTGTTTTTCACCAGCGACAACGGAGCCGAGATCTATTATTTCCGTGGTGCGAATCTTATCGAGGAGTACGAAACGATTCTGAAAAGCCCCGGACCATTGCGTGGTTGGAAACGCGATCTTACCGATGGGGGAGTGCGCGTGCCGATGATTGCTCGGTGGCCGGGCAATATTGAGGCCAACACGGTGAGCGACAAGGTCTGGGCCTTCTGGGACTTTCTACCTACGGCCGCCCATCTGGCCGCGTTGAATCCGCCCATGAATATCGACGGAACTTCCATCGTTCCCACCTTGCTCGGAGATGCTCACGAAGAACACGAATTCCTCTATTGGGAATTCTTCGAACGGGGATTTCAGCAGGCGGTCCGCTACGGTGACTATAAAGCACTTCGACTTAAACAAAACGAACCGCTCGAGTTGTATCGGGTTACCAAGGACCTCAAAGAAATGACCAACATCGCTGGCCAGCATCCACAAGTTATTAAGCACATAGAATCCTACCTTGAAACCGCCCGATCTCCATCGCCCTATTGGCCCAAATGA
- a CDS encoding PIG-L family deacetylase, with product MTNAQPINPPRILALGAHPDDCDVKAGGSAVLWAQSGCAVQFVSVTNGDAGHHEMSGEELVKRRTSEAEAAGRVAGIEYLVMDNHDGQLVPGLEERNKLMRVIREFRPDLILTHRPNDYHPDHRYTSQLVQDCSFLVSVPNICPESPRLETMPVIAYFSDHFQKPIPFQADVAVNIDAVFNTKVRMLDCHVSQMYEWLPWIGQANIVVPEDLEERIAALKPFVQDHCVINEDARCLLIRTYGQEKGSSIENAECFEACEYGSPMDAEAVKRLFPFLPAAD from the coding sequence ATGACAAATGCTCAACCAATTAATCCTCCCCGTATTCTCGCGCTTGGTGCTCACCCGGACGATTGCGATGTTAAAGCAGGTGGCAGCGCCGTGCTCTGGGCTCAGTCTGGTTGTGCGGTTCAATTTGTTTCCGTAACCAATGGTGACGCGGGACACCATGAGATGTCAGGTGAGGAGCTGGTGAAGCGCCGCACCTCCGAAGCCGAGGCGGCTGGGCGTGTAGCCGGTATCGAATACCTGGTAATGGATAATCATGATGGTCAGCTGGTCCCTGGATTGGAGGAGCGCAATAAACTGATGCGAGTGATCCGCGAGTTTCGCCCGGATCTGATTCTTACCCACCGACCCAATGATTATCATCCCGATCATCGATACACATCACAGTTGGTTCAGGATTGTTCTTTCCTGGTGAGTGTTCCGAATATTTGCCCCGAATCACCGCGACTGGAAACCATGCCGGTTATTGCCTACTTTTCAGACCATTTTCAAAAGCCCATTCCTTTCCAGGCAGATGTGGCGGTGAATATCGATGCCGTTTTCAATACCAAAGTCCGCATGCTGGATTGTCATGTGTCGCAAATGTACGAATGGCTACCCTGGATCGGTCAGGCGAATATAGTCGTGCCCGAAGATCTCGAAGAACGGATAGCCGCTCTCAAGCCATTTGTGCAGGACCATTGCGTTATAAATGAAGACGCTCGTTGCTTGCTTATCCGGACATACGGGCAAGAAAAAGGATCAAGCATTGAAAACGCGGAATGCTTCGAAGCCTGTGAATATGGTTCGCCCATGGATGCTGAAGCGGTGAAACGGTTGTTTCCATTTTTACCGGCAGCGGATTGA